From a single Chrysiogenia bacterium genomic region:
- the hpnE gene encoding hydroxysqualene dehydroxylase HpnE, whose protein sequence is MKNQHVIVVGGGFAGLAAAVRLTEAGARVTLLEQRKMLGGRAHSFKDPRTGADTDNGQHLLISAYHQTMAFLETIGTAGKVRFQEKLEVPYRDPEMGRTVWLRCPNLPAPFHLLVGVLGLDNLSWKDKLAFMMAGLPLLRLRFGVPKSLDEISVAEYLDRMGQTPALRRAVWDPIVIATLNEVPEKVSAYLLGQVLEQGFLSSRKNSMLGVATVGLSELYVNPARAWLEARGAQIRTGVTVKGVRAEGGRVSALELADGETLNADAYVLALSPKGMATLAKQPPFAGEPFFAGVEKIESSPIVSINLWYDRPLQMEADYVGLLDSPVQWVFDRQAILGEGEPGRHPYALITSAAELLGDTRNRDVTEIAIEAIKDAFPEAREAKLVHASVVKEPHATFSAAPGFEKLRCTQRTPIENLFLAGDWTDTDLPATIEAAVESAVRAVREVSRYLGD, encoded by the coding sequence ATGAAGAACCAACACGTCATTGTGGTCGGCGGCGGGTTCGCCGGCCTGGCCGCCGCCGTGCGCCTCACCGAGGCGGGCGCCCGTGTCACGCTTCTTGAGCAGCGCAAAATGCTCGGGGGGCGCGCGCATTCCTTTAAAGACCCCAGGACCGGCGCCGATACCGACAACGGCCAGCATCTGCTCATCAGCGCCTACCACCAGACGATGGCCTTTCTCGAGACCATCGGAACCGCGGGGAAAGTGCGCTTCCAGGAAAAACTCGAGGTTCCCTATCGCGATCCCGAGATGGGGCGCACGGTCTGGCTTCGCTGCCCGAACCTGCCCGCGCCCTTCCACCTGCTGGTCGGGGTGCTGGGGCTGGACAATCTCTCATGGAAGGACAAGCTCGCCTTCATGATGGCGGGCCTGCCGCTGTTGCGGCTTCGGTTCGGTGTTCCCAAATCCCTCGACGAGATTTCCGTTGCGGAATATCTCGACCGCATGGGGCAGACTCCGGCGCTGCGCCGCGCGGTGTGGGACCCCATCGTGATTGCGACACTCAACGAAGTGCCCGAGAAGGTGAGCGCCTACCTGCTCGGGCAGGTGCTTGAGCAGGGTTTCCTCTCCTCGCGAAAGAACAGCATGCTCGGCGTCGCAACCGTCGGGCTCTCGGAGCTCTACGTGAACCCCGCGCGCGCGTGGCTCGAAGCGCGCGGCGCGCAGATCCGCACCGGTGTCACCGTGAAGGGCGTGCGCGCCGAGGGCGGGCGCGTGAGCGCCCTGGAACTCGCCGATGGGGAGACACTCAACGCTGATGCCTACGTGCTGGCGCTCTCGCCCAAGGGAATGGCGACGCTCGCCAAGCAGCCGCCCTTTGCGGGTGAGCCCTTCTTTGCGGGTGTCGAGAAGATCGAGTCCTCGCCCATCGTGTCCATCAACCTGTGGTACGACCGGCCGCTGCAGATGGAAGCCGACTACGTGGGCCTGCTCGACTCTCCGGTGCAGTGGGTCTTTGACCGTCAGGCGATCCTGGGCGAGGGCGAGCCGGGTCGCCATCCCTATGCGCTCATTACCAGCGCGGCCGAGTTGCTCGGCGACACGCGCAATCGGGACGTGACCGAGATCGCCATCGAAGCCATCAAGGACGCCTTCCCCGAAGCGCGCGAGGCGAAGCTCGTGCACGCCAGCGTGGTGAAAGAACCCCACGCGACTTTCTCGGCGGCGCCGGGCTTTGAAAAGCTGCGCTGCACGCAAAGGACGCCCATCGAGAACCTCTTCCTGGCGGGCGACTGGACGGACACCGATCTACCGGCCACCATCGAAGCAGCAGTAGAAAGTGCCGTGCGCGCCGTTCGGGAAGTCTCCCGCTACTTGGGAGACTGA
- a CDS encoding DUF4124 domain-containing protein — protein MGVALLLGSAAPSWAKLYKYTDKSGNVHIVDSPMKIPPQYHDQLAPEDRPDPATGTVPDKGDSDSSLPVYKSISPPPASAGSDPAPTSEERRESLREKKRDNCQVSIERLEARRKDLEARYEKWASEERKKGKIGDEPNWISCSSGDGRACIENNRKMRREREEKLLKSSPYHAEFRTLEAKQKQLERRCRD, from the coding sequence GTGGGAGTCGCACTGCTGCTGGGCAGCGCCGCACCCTCATGGGCGAAGCTCTACAAATACACCGACAAGAGCGGCAACGTGCATATCGTCGACAGCCCGATGAAGATCCCGCCGCAGTACCACGACCAGCTCGCCCCCGAAGATCGCCCCGATCCGGCTACCGGAACCGTTCCCGACAAGGGTGATTCAGACAGTTCGCTCCCCGTCTACAAGAGCATCAGTCCGCCGCCGGCCTCCGCGGGCAGCGACCCCGCGCCCACCAGTGAAGAGCGCCGCGAATCGCTGCGCGAGAAAAAGCGCGACAATTGCCAGGTCTCGATCGAGCGTCTCGAAGCGCGGCGCAAGGACCTGGAAGCCCGCTATGAGAAGTGGGCGAGCGAAGAGCGCAAGAAGGGCAAGATCGGCGACGAGCCCAACTGGATTTCCTGTTCGAGCGGTGACGGACGCGCGTGCATCGAGAACAACCGGAAGATGCGACGCGAGCGCGAGGAGAAACTCCTCAAGTCGAGTCCCTACCACGCCGAGTTCCGCACGCTCGAAGCCAAACAGAAACAGCTCGAACGGCGTTGCCGCGACTGA
- a CDS encoding 6-carboxytetrahydropterin synthase: protein MPTFEVSKEYFWAGAHYLRDYNGPCERMHGHNWKVRVYVRCNKRDEQGLVVDFKHLERELLTIRNRLDHQVVNEVPPFDERNPCAENLALYFMEELGKIFDTERTWVSKVMIWETDYSIATVTSDRVQ, encoded by the coding sequence ATGCCGACGTTCGAGGTATCAAAAGAGTATTTCTGGGCCGGCGCCCACTACCTGCGCGACTACAACGGGCCGTGCGAGCGCATGCACGGCCACAACTGGAAGGTCCGCGTCTACGTGCGCTGCAACAAGCGCGACGAGCAGGGCCTGGTGGTCGACTTCAAGCACCTCGAGCGCGAGCTCCTGACCATCCGCAACCGCCTGGACCACCAGGTGGTCAACGAGGTCCCCCCCTTCGACGAGCGCAACCCCTGCGCCGAGAACCTCGCCCTCTACTTCATGGAAGAGCTGGGCAAGATCTTCGACACCGAGCGCACCTGGGTCTCCAAAGTGATGATCTGGGAGACCGATTATTCGATTGCGACGGTGACGAGCGACAGAGTTCAATAA
- a CDS encoding acetyl-CoA C-acyltransferase — MAERQAVIVQSARTPIAKAFKGSFNMTHGADMAAHSIEHAIKRAGIEPGEVEDVVLGCGLPEGTTGNNVARVAALRAGCPVTVSGTTINRFCSSGLQATAVAATQIMAGGADIMVAGGVESISLVQKTMNTNNLPNPWVMKHKAAVYMPMGMTAETVAQRYKVTRESQDEYAVLSQARTAEAQENGDLADEIVPMDVKMMKKDKESGEVTYHEYTFDKDEGNRPGTTLESVAKLPGAFNPKGSVTAGNSSQLSDGSAALVLMDDKTAEKKGLEPLGAFRGFVVAGCEPDEMGIGPVFAIPRLLERFNLKLDDIDLIELNEAFAVQVVYIRDKLGIDPEKLNVNGGAISIGHPYGMTGARQTGAILRQLRKRGKKYGIVTMCIGGGMGAAGLFEAF; from the coding sequence ATGGCAGAAAGACAAGCAGTAATCGTACAGAGCGCACGCACGCCGATCGCAAAGGCGTTCAAGGGCTCCTTCAACATGACCCACGGCGCCGACATGGCCGCCCATTCCATCGAACACGCAATCAAGCGCGCAGGCATCGAACCCGGTGAGGTCGAGGACGTGGTGCTCGGTTGCGGACTCCCCGAGGGAACGACCGGCAACAACGTCGCGCGCGTCGCTGCGCTGCGCGCGGGCTGCCCCGTCACGGTGAGCGGCACGACCATCAACCGTTTCTGCTCGTCGGGCCTGCAGGCCACGGCCGTTGCCGCCACGCAGATCATGGCAGGCGGCGCCGACATCATGGTCGCCGGCGGCGTGGAATCGATCTCGCTGGTGCAGAAAACGATGAACACCAACAACCTGCCCAATCCCTGGGTGATGAAACACAAGGCCGCGGTCTACATGCCCATGGGCATGACCGCCGAGACGGTCGCGCAGCGCTACAAGGTCACCCGTGAATCGCAGGACGAGTACGCGGTCCTCTCGCAGGCGCGTACTGCCGAGGCCCAGGAAAACGGCGACCTCGCCGATGAGATCGTCCCCATGGACGTCAAAATGATGAAGAAGGACAAGGAAAGCGGTGAGGTCACTTACCACGAGTACACCTTCGACAAGGACGAGGGCAATCGTCCGGGCACCACGCTCGAGAGCGTTGCCAAGCTGCCCGGCGCGTTCAACCCGAAGGGAAGCGTCACCGCCGGTAACTCTTCCCAGCTCTCGGACGGCTCGGCCGCCCTGGTGCTGATGGACGACAAGACCGCTGAGAAGAAGGGCCTCGAGCCCCTGGGCGCGTTCCGCGGCTTCGTGGTTGCCGGCTGCGAGCCCGACGAGATGGGCATCGGACCGGTGTTCGCGATCCCGCGTCTGCTTGAGCGCTTCAACCTCAAGCTCGATGACATCGATCTGATCGAACTCAACGAAGCCTTCGCCGTGCAGGTGGTCTACATCCGCGACAAGCTGGGCATCGATCCCGAGAAGCTCAACGTCAACGGCGGCGCCATCTCCATCGGCCATCCTTACGGAATGACCGGTGCGCGCCAGACCGGCGCGATCCTCCGCCAGCTCCGCAAGCGCGGCAAGAAGTACGGCATTGTCACCATGTGCATCGGTGGCGGCATGGGCGCGGCAGGCCTGTTTGAGGCCTTCTGA
- the hpnD gene encoding presqualene diphosphate synthase HpnD, which produces MNDLSASYDVTQKSGSSFLYSFVFLPKQKQDAITAVYAFCRAVDDIVDEPGSAEEKQRALDAWRGHLDLAYGAGLPEDPLARALMPWIARFGLPRHAFDAIIDGCEMDISKNRYATFEELDTYIYRVASAVGLLCIEIFEYEDPKIRDYAVALGKALQLTNILRDVGKDYHEVGRIYVPADEMARFGVTESDIAGGNLNGAMVNLLKFQAERARGYYAQAAALLSGPERRNMAAAAIMGDVYHDLLIEIENRHFDVFNGEIKPPKLRRVMTALRAWARSFLG; this is translated from the coding sequence ATGAATGATCTCAGTGCCAGCTACGACGTGACGCAAAAGAGCGGCTCGTCCTTTCTCTATTCCTTCGTCTTTCTGCCAAAGCAGAAGCAGGACGCCATCACGGCGGTCTATGCGTTCTGCCGCGCGGTCGACGACATCGTCGATGAGCCCGGCAGCGCCGAAGAAAAACAGCGCGCCCTGGATGCCTGGCGCGGCCACCTCGACCTGGCCTACGGCGCGGGGCTGCCCGAGGACCCACTCGCGCGGGCGCTCATGCCGTGGATCGCGCGCTTCGGCCTGCCGCGCCACGCTTTCGACGCGATCATCGATGGCTGCGAGATGGATATCTCCAAGAATCGCTACGCCACGTTCGAGGAACTCGACACCTACATCTACCGCGTCGCCAGCGCAGTGGGACTGCTGTGCATCGAGATCTTCGAGTACGAAGACCCCAAGATCCGCGACTACGCCGTGGCACTGGGCAAGGCGCTGCAGCTCACCAACATCCTGCGCGATGTGGGCAAGGACTATCACGAAGTGGGCCGCATCTACGTGCCCGCCGACGAGATGGCGCGCTTCGGCGTAACCGAGTCGGACATCGCCGGGGGCAACCTCAACGGGGCGATGGTGAACCTGCTGAAGTTCCAGGCCGAGCGCGCACGCGGCTACTACGCGCAGGCCGCGGCCTTGCTCAGCGGACCCGAGCGCCGCAACATGGCGGCGGCGGCCATCATGGGCGACGTCTACCACGACCTGCTCATCGAGATTGAAAACCGCCACTTCGATGTCTTTAACGGCGAGATCAAACCGCCCAAACTGCGCCGGGTGATGACCGCGCTGCGCGCCTGGGCCCGCAGCTTCCTGGGATAA
- the hpnC gene encoding squalene synthase HpnC yields the protein MAYEWCAARAASHYENFPTASNLLLGKNLSRPVAAVYAFSRQADDFADEAEFAPAENRIKLLDEWEAHLDRALAGDPRHPAFIALADAIERYRIEPQLFRDLLSAFRQDVAKSRYETPEEMLDYCTRSADPVGRIVLRLHGFHSPQLDAMSDAICTALQLINFWQDVFIDIEKDRIYLPRIEREKFGVTEEQIRAGNVDDNYRALLKQECERARALLERGRPLPEFVGGRLALWLRAVWHGGERILSGIEAAGYDCANHRPTLGGWDKLVIGVRALTSWPRKARLLPPATQTECPG from the coding sequence CTGGCCTATGAGTGGTGCGCCGCGCGCGCGGCGAGTCACTACGAGAACTTCCCCACGGCCTCGAACCTGCTGTTGGGCAAGAATCTCTCGCGCCCGGTGGCGGCGGTCTACGCCTTTTCCCGGCAGGCCGACGACTTTGCCGACGAGGCCGAGTTCGCCCCGGCCGAGAACCGCATCAAGCTTCTCGATGAGTGGGAAGCGCATTTGGACCGCGCGCTCGCCGGCGATCCGCGCCACCCGGCCTTCATCGCGCTGGCCGACGCGATCGAGCGCTACCGCATCGAGCCGCAGCTCTTTCGCGACCTTTTGAGCGCCTTCCGCCAGGACGTGGCCAAGTCGCGCTACGAGACGCCCGAGGAGATGCTCGACTACTGCACCCGCTCGGCCGACCCGGTGGGGCGCATCGTGCTGCGCCTGCACGGCTTTCACAGCCCGCAGCTCGACGCCATGTCGGACGCGATCTGCACGGCCCTGCAGCTCATCAACTTCTGGCAGGACGTCTTCATCGACATCGAGAAAGACCGGATTTATCTCCCGCGGATCGAGCGCGAGAAATTCGGCGTCACCGAAGAGCAGATTCGCGCGGGCAATGTCGACGACAACTACCGCGCACTGCTCAAGCAGGAATGCGAGCGGGCGCGCGCGCTGCTTGAGCGCGGAAGGCCGCTGCCCGAGTTCGTGGGCGGGCGCCTGGCGCTGTGGCTGCGCGCGGTCTGGCACGGCGGCGAGCGAATTCTCTCGGGAATCGAGGCGGCCGGCTACGACTGCGCCAATCACCGGCCGACGCTTGGCGGCTGGGACAAGCTCGTCATCGGCGTGCGCGCGCTCACCTCGTGGCCGCGCAAGGCGCGCCTGCTGCCGCCGGCGACCCAAACGGAGTGTCCAGGTTGA